From Elephas maximus indicus isolate mEleMax1 chromosome 25, mEleMax1 primary haplotype, whole genome shotgun sequence, the proteins below share one genomic window:
- the ACTR5 gene encoding actin-related protein 5 isoform X2: MAAAGMVGAAANVFPFRDARSAPDPVLEAGPLAYGPLPVPLVLDNGSFQARAGWACPGPDPGPEPRLQFRAVCARGRGAARGGPGPQVGNALGSLEPLRWMLRSPFDRNVPVNLELQELLFDYSFQHLGVSSQGCVDHPVVLTEAVCNPLYSRQMMSELLFECYGIPKVAYGIDSLFSFYHNKPKNLTSSALIISSGYQCTHILPILEGRLDAKNCKRINLGGSQAAGYLQRLLQLKYPGHLAAITLSRMEEILHEHSYIAEDYGEELQKWRCPDYYENNVHKMQLPFSSKLLGSTLTSEERQERRQQQLRRLQELNARRREEKLQLDRERLDRLLCVQELLEDGQMDQFHKALIELNMDSPEELQSYIQKLSSAVEQAKQKILQAEVTLEVDVVDSKPETPDLEQLEPSLEDVESMNDFEPLFSEETPEVEKPVTTVQPVFNLAAYHQLFVGTERIRAPEIIFQPSLIGEEQAGIAETLQYVLDRHFLQREFS; this comes from the exons ATGGCGGCGGCCGGCATGGTCGGAGCTGCCGCGAACGTTTTCCCGTTCCGCGACGCTCGCTCCGCGCCGGACCCGGTGCTGGAGGCCGGCCCGCTGGCATACGGGCCGCTGCCGGTGCCGCTGGTGCTGGACAACGGGTCATTCCAGGCCCGTGCCGGCTGGGCGTGTCCCGGGCCGGACCCTGGCCCTGAGCCGCGCCTGCAGTTCCGTGCGGTATGTGCCCGCGGTCGTGGGGCGGCGCGGGGCGGGCCGGGCCCGCAGGTGGGCAACGCGCTGGGCAGCCTGGAGCCGCTGCGCTGGATGCTGCGCTCGCCCTTCGACCGCAACGTGCCGGTTAATCTGGAGTTGCAGGAGCTGCTGTTTGACTACAGCTTCCAGCACCTGGGTGTTTCCTCACAG GGCTGTGTTGATCATCCCGTAGTTTTGACTGAAGCTGTGTGCAACCCACTGTATTCAAGGCAAATGATGTCCGAGCTTCTTTTTGAGTGCTATGGGATACCAAAGGTTGCCTACGGAATAGacagtctcttcagcttctaccaCAATAAGCCAAAGAACTTGACTTCCAGTGCGCTCATCATTTCATCTGGATACCAGTGTACGCATATTTTACCCATCTTAGAAGGGAG GTTAGACGCTAAAAACTGCAAACGCATCAATCTTGGGGGAAGCCAAGCAGCTGGCTACCTCCAGCGCCTCCTTCAGCTGAAGTATCCTGGGCACCTGGCAGCCATCACTCTCAGCCGCATGGAGGAGATCCTGCATGAGCACAGCTACATCGCTGAGGATTATGGAGAAG AATTGCAGAAATGGCGGTGCCCTGATTATTATGAGAACAATGTCCACAAGATGCAGCTCCCGTTTTCCAGCAAGCTCCTTGGCAGCACCCTGACCTCCGAGGAGAGGCAGGAGAGGCGGCAGCAGCAGCTCCGGAGACTGCAGGAGCTCAACGCCCGTCGGCGGGAGGAGAAGCTGCAGCTCGATCGGGAGCGGCTGGACAGGCTGCTCTGCGTGCAA GAACTTCTAGAGGATGGCCAGATGGATCAGTTTCACAAAGCCCTGATAGAGCTGAATATGGACTCTCCAGAAGAGCTGCAGTCCTACATACAAAAGCTCAGTTCAGCAGTGGAGCAAGCTAAGCAGAAAATCCTTCAAGCAGAAGTCACCCTTGAGGTGGATGTGGTAGACAGCAAGCCAGAG acccCTGACCTGGAGCAGCTGGAGCCATCCCTGGAAGACGTGGAAAGCATGAATGATTTTGAGCCCCTGTTTTCAGAGGAAACACCTGAAGTGGAGAAGCCAGTTACCACTGTCCAG CCCGTGTTTAACTTGGCAGCATATCATCAGCTGTTTGTTGGGACAGAAAGAATTCGAGCTCCAGAAATTATTTTCCAGCCATCTCTGATCGGAGAAGAGCAGGCTGGGATAGCGGAGACTCTTCAGTACGTCCTGGACAG GCATTTCCTGCAGCGGGAGTTTTCATAA
- the ACTR5 gene encoding actin-related protein 5 isoform X3 has protein sequence MAAAGMVGAAANVFPFRDARSAPDPVLEAGPLAYGPLPVPLVLDNGSFQARAGWACPGPDPGPEPRLQFRAVCARGRGAARGGPGPQVGNALGSLEPLRWMLRSPFDRNVPVNLELQELLFDYSFQHLGVSSQGCVDHPVVLTEAVCNPLYSRQMMSELLFECYGIPKVAYGIDSLFSFYHNKPKNLTSSALIISSGYQCTHILPILEGRLDAKNCKRINLGGSQAAGYLQRLLQLKYPGHLAAITLSRMEEILHEHSYIAEDYGEELQKWRCPDYYENNVHKMQLPFSSKLLGSTLTSEERQERRQQQLRRLQELNARRREEKLQLDRERLDRLLCVQELLEDGQMDQFHKALIELNMDSPEELQSYIQKLSSAVEQAKQKILQAEVTLEVDVVDSKPETPDLEQLEPSLEDVESMNDFEPLFSEETPEVEKPVTTVQVFVILRLKGSRKPDYQIRRVGEGYSDMNNGQELYWNKRWSLRKLAAGMFVIMA, from the exons ATGGCGGCGGCCGGCATGGTCGGAGCTGCCGCGAACGTTTTCCCGTTCCGCGACGCTCGCTCCGCGCCGGACCCGGTGCTGGAGGCCGGCCCGCTGGCATACGGGCCGCTGCCGGTGCCGCTGGTGCTGGACAACGGGTCATTCCAGGCCCGTGCCGGCTGGGCGTGTCCCGGGCCGGACCCTGGCCCTGAGCCGCGCCTGCAGTTCCGTGCGGTATGTGCCCGCGGTCGTGGGGCGGCGCGGGGCGGGCCGGGCCCGCAGGTGGGCAACGCGCTGGGCAGCCTGGAGCCGCTGCGCTGGATGCTGCGCTCGCCCTTCGACCGCAACGTGCCGGTTAATCTGGAGTTGCAGGAGCTGCTGTTTGACTACAGCTTCCAGCACCTGGGTGTTTCCTCACAG GGCTGTGTTGATCATCCCGTAGTTTTGACTGAAGCTGTGTGCAACCCACTGTATTCAAGGCAAATGATGTCCGAGCTTCTTTTTGAGTGCTATGGGATACCAAAGGTTGCCTACGGAATAGacagtctcttcagcttctaccaCAATAAGCCAAAGAACTTGACTTCCAGTGCGCTCATCATTTCATCTGGATACCAGTGTACGCATATTTTACCCATCTTAGAAGGGAG GTTAGACGCTAAAAACTGCAAACGCATCAATCTTGGGGGAAGCCAAGCAGCTGGCTACCTCCAGCGCCTCCTTCAGCTGAAGTATCCTGGGCACCTGGCAGCCATCACTCTCAGCCGCATGGAGGAGATCCTGCATGAGCACAGCTACATCGCTGAGGATTATGGAGAAG AATTGCAGAAATGGCGGTGCCCTGATTATTATGAGAACAATGTCCACAAGATGCAGCTCCCGTTTTCCAGCAAGCTCCTTGGCAGCACCCTGACCTCCGAGGAGAGGCAGGAGAGGCGGCAGCAGCAGCTCCGGAGACTGCAGGAGCTCAACGCCCGTCGGCGGGAGGAGAAGCTGCAGCTCGATCGGGAGCGGCTGGACAGGCTGCTCTGCGTGCAA GAACTTCTAGAGGATGGCCAGATGGATCAGTTTCACAAAGCCCTGATAGAGCTGAATATGGACTCTCCAGAAGAGCTGCAGTCCTACATACAAAAGCTCAGTTCAGCAGTGGAGCAAGCTAAGCAGAAAATCCTTCAAGCAGAAGTCACCCTTGAGGTGGATGTGGTAGACAGCAAGCCAGAG acccCTGACCTGGAGCAGCTGGAGCCATCCCTGGAAGACGTGGAAAGCATGAATGATTTTGAGCCCCTGTTTTCAGAGGAAACACCTGAAGTGGAGAAGCCAGTTACCACTGTCCAG GTCTTTGTAATTCTGAGGTTGAAAGGAAGCAGAAAACCAGATTATCAAATCAGGAGAGTTGGGGAAGGCTATTCTGACATGAACAATGGACAAGAGCTATATTGGAATAAGAGATGGAGTTTGAGGAAACTGGCAGCTGGTATGTTTGTCATTATGGCCTAA